One genomic window of Cannabis sativa cultivar Pink pepper isolate KNU-18-1 chromosome 2, ASM2916894v1, whole genome shotgun sequence includes the following:
- the LOC133034960 gene encoding isopentenyl-diphosphate Delta-isomerase I: MTLLLNTTAKLYIAPRTLPFTSSSTFARSPFLRIPSLLKPLSPLTARVSLSSTMGDSADAGMDAVQRRLMFDDECILVDENDRVVGHDTKYNCHLMEKIEKDNLLHRAFSVFLFNSKYELLLQQRSATKVTFPLVWTNTCCSHPLYRESELIDEESLGARNAAQRKLLDELGIPAEDVPVDQFTPLGRMLYKAPSDGKWGEHELDYLLFIVRDVSVNPNPDEVADIKYVNRDELKELLRKADAGEGGLKLSPWFRLVVDNFLFKWWDHVEKGTLKEVADMKTIHKLT, translated from the exons ATGACCCTCCTTCTAAATACCACTGCCAAGCTCTACATTGCCCCCAGAACTCTTCCCTTTACCTCTTCCTCTACCTTTGCTCGTAGCCCTTTTCTCCGAATCCCCTCCCTTCTTAAGCCCTTGTCTCCTCTCACCGCTAGGGTCTCTCTTTCTTCCACCATGGGAGACTCTGCCGACGCTGGAATGGACGCTGTCCAGAGACGCCTTATGTTTGATGATGA ATGCATTCTAGTGGATGAGAATGACCGAGTTGTTGGTCATGATACAAAATATAACT GTCACTTGATGGAAAAGATTGAAAAGGATAATTTGCTACACAGGGCTTTCAGTGTGTTCTTGTTCAACTCAAAATATGAGTTGCTTCTTCAG CAACGTTCTGCAACAAAGGTAACATTCCCTCTTGTGTGGACAAACACCTGTTGTAGCCACCCGCTCTACCGTGAATCTGAGCTTATCGATGAGGAGTCCCTTG GAGCAAGGAATGCAGCACAGAGAAAGCTTTTAGATGAGCTGGGTATTCCTGCTGAAGATGTGCCAGTTGATCAATTTACCCCACTAGGCAGGATGCTGTACAAAGCTCCTTCTGATGGCAAATGGGGCGAGCATGAAC TTGATTACCTGCTCTTCATCGTCCGGGATGTTAGTGTCAATCCAAACCCAGATGAAGTAGCTGATATCAAGTATGTAAACCGGGACGAGTTGAAAGAGTTGTTGAGGAAAGCAGATGCTGGGGAAGGAGGCTTGAAGCTATCCCCTTGGTTCAGACTGGTTGTGGATAATTTCTTGTTCAAGTGGTGGGACCATGTTGAGAAAGGCACACTTAAGGAAGTTGCTGATATGAAAACCATTCACAAGTTGACTTAA
- the LOC115720627 gene encoding putative 4-hydroxy-4-methyl-2-oxoglutarate aldolase 2, whose translation MALVTTAEVCDANSQLIASGDLRALQPIFQIYGRRQVFSGQIVTIKVFEDNVYIRELLEEKGNGRVLVVDGGGSLRCAILGGNPVVQAQNNGWAGIVVNGCIRDVDEINGCDIGVRALASHPMKANKKRTGEKHVPITIAGTRIRDGEWLYADTDGILVAPNELSV comes from the coding sequence ATGGCCTTGGTTACAACTGCTGAAGTTTGTGATGCAAACTCGCAACTAATTGCGAGTGGCGACCTCCGTGCGCTGCAGCCAATTTTTCAGATTTATGGCCGGCGACAGGTCTTTTCTGGACAAATTGTGACCATTAAGGTGTTCGAAGACAATGTTTATATTCGTGAGTTGCTTGAGGAAAAAGGCAATGGCAGAGTCCTTGTTGTTGATGGTGGTGGAAGCTTGCGGTGTGCAATATTGGGTGGCAATCCTGTAGTTCAAGCTCAGAACAATGGATGGGCGGGGATTGTAGTAAATGGCTGTATAAGAGACGTTGATGAAATCAACGGATGTGATATTGGGGTCAGAGCACTAGCGTCTCATCCAATGAAAGCTAACAAGAAAAGGACTGGAGAGAAACATGTTCCGATAACCATTGCTGGGACGAGGATCCGCGATGGGGAATGGCTGTATGCAGACACTGATGGAATTTTGGTTGCTCCTAATGAATTATCTGTCTAA